The following are encoded in a window of Kitasatospora sp. NBC_01250 genomic DNA:
- a CDS encoding zinc ribbon domain-containing protein → MNAAPADQIRLLDLQAIDSKLDQLAHRRRTLPEHAEIDKATADHTALKDLVIAAQAQQGDTARELTKAEQDVDQVRTRATRNQQRMDSGAVSSAKDLENLQHEIGSLAKRQADLEDVVLEVMERLETAQTRVTELTARLEHAEVVLGEAVTRRDAAFAEIDAEAAKVGRDREAVAQVVPADLLKLYTRLREQQGGVGAARLFQRRCEGCRVEFAVSDLNAIKAEHKDAVVRCENCGRILVRTAESGI, encoded by the coding sequence TTGAACGCCGCGCCCGCCGACCAGATCCGCCTCCTCGACCTGCAGGCCATCGACTCCAAGCTCGACCAGCTGGCCCACCGGCGCCGCACCCTGCCCGAGCACGCGGAGATCGACAAGGCCACCGCCGACCACACCGCGCTCAAGGACCTGGTCATCGCCGCCCAGGCCCAGCAGGGCGACACCGCCCGCGAGCTGACCAAGGCCGAGCAGGACGTGGACCAGGTGCGCACCCGCGCCACCCGCAACCAGCAGCGGATGGACTCCGGCGCTGTCAGCTCCGCCAAGGACCTGGAGAACCTGCAGCACGAGATCGGCTCGCTGGCCAAGCGCCAGGCCGACCTGGAGGACGTGGTGCTGGAGGTGATGGAGCGCCTGGAGACGGCCCAGACCCGGGTCACCGAGCTGACCGCCCGGCTGGAGCACGCCGAGGTCGTGCTGGGCGAGGCCGTCACCCGTCGTGACGCGGCCTTCGCCGAGATCGACGCCGAGGCCGCCAAGGTGGGCCGCGACCGCGAGGCCGTGGCCCAGGTGGTCCCGGCCGACCTGCTGAAGCTCTACACCCGGCTGCGCGAGCAGCAGGGCGGCGTCGGCGCGGCCCGCCTCTTCCAGCGCCGCTGCGAGGGCTGCCGGGTCGAGTTCGCGGTCTCCGACCTGAACGCGATCAAGGCCGAGCACAAGGACGCGGTCGTGCGCTGCGAGAACTGCGGCCGGATCCTGGTGCGCACCGCAGAGTCGGGCATCTGA
- a CDS encoding DHA2 family efflux MFS transporter permease subunit, giving the protein MTDVTEPTALTRRRRLLILAICCLSLLIVGLDNTIVNVALPAIQRDLHAPASGLQWVIAAYTLVLASLLILSGSVADRVGRRRIFQLGLLLFVLGSLLCSIAPSLGWLIAFRAVQAIGGSMLNPVAMSIITNVFTDPRERAQAIGVWGGVVGISMALGPVLGGLLVDSYGWPSIFLINIPIGLLAFVLAARFVPESRAPKPRRLDPVGQLLAIVALGAGTATIIEGPGQGWTSPGILTLAVVALLALIAFPLWERSRREPLLDLRFFRSAPFSGATVIAVCAFASLGGFLFLNTLYLQEVRHYSPVEAGLWTLPIAAFTLVCAPISGRIVGSRGPRLPLLIAGPALAASGALLTRLTATSPPALLLLAYSLFGLGFGLVNAPITNAAVSGMPRAQAGVAAAVASTSRQVGQSLGVAVIGTVVTAAVVGPLATGLAPASHAGWWIITALGGVIALLGVVTTTGWARGTAERVAARLDPTAPAPASGRPAVRPTPSDRLR; this is encoded by the coding sequence GTGACTGACGTAACCGAGCCGACCGCCCTCACCCGACGGCGGCGCCTGTTGATCCTGGCGATCTGCTGTCTGAGCCTGCTGATCGTCGGACTCGACAACACCATCGTCAATGTCGCGCTCCCCGCCATCCAGCGCGATCTGCACGCACCCGCCTCCGGCCTGCAGTGGGTGATCGCCGCCTACACCCTGGTGCTGGCCTCGCTGCTGATCCTCTCCGGCTCGGTCGCCGACCGGGTCGGGCGGCGCCGGATATTCCAGCTCGGCCTGCTGCTCTTCGTGCTCGGGTCGCTGCTGTGCAGCATCGCCCCGAGCCTCGGCTGGCTGATCGCCTTCCGCGCCGTGCAGGCCATCGGCGGCTCGATGCTCAACCCGGTCGCCATGTCGATCATCACCAACGTCTTCACCGATCCGCGCGAGCGGGCCCAGGCCATCGGGGTCTGGGGCGGCGTGGTCGGCATCAGCATGGCGCTCGGCCCGGTGCTCGGCGGCCTGCTGGTGGACAGCTACGGCTGGCCCTCGATCTTCCTGATCAACATCCCGATCGGCCTGCTGGCCTTCGTGCTGGCCGCCCGCTTCGTCCCCGAGTCCCGGGCGCCGAAGCCGCGCCGGCTCGACCCCGTCGGCCAGCTGCTGGCGATCGTCGCGCTCGGCGCCGGCACCGCCACGATCATCGAGGGGCCGGGGCAGGGCTGGACCTCGCCGGGCATCCTGACCCTGGCCGTGGTCGCGCTGCTCGCGCTGATCGCCTTCCCGCTCTGGGAGCGCAGCCGCCGGGAACCCCTGCTCGACCTGCGGTTCTTCCGCAGCGCGCCGTTCAGCGGGGCGACCGTGATCGCGGTCTGCGCCTTCGCCTCGCTCGGCGGCTTCCTCTTCCTCAACACCCTGTACCTGCAGGAGGTGCGCCACTACAGCCCGGTGGAGGCCGGCCTGTGGACGCTGCCGATCGCCGCCTTCACGCTGGTCTGCGCCCCGATCTCGGGCCGGATCGTCGGCTCGCGCGGCCCGCGGCTGCCGCTGCTGATCGCCGGTCCCGCGCTGGCCGCCAGCGGGGCGCTGCTCACCCGGCTGACCGCCACCTCGCCGCCCGCCCTGCTGCTGCTCGCCTACAGCCTCTTCGGGCTCGGCTTCGGCCTGGTCAACGCGCCGATCACGAACGCCGCGGTCAGCGGTATGCCCCGCGCGCAGGCCGGGGTGGCGGCGGCCGTCGCCTCGACCAGCCGCCAGGTCGGGCAGTCGCTGGGCGTCGCGGTGATCGGCACCGTGGTCACCGCCGCCGTGGTGGGCCCGCTGGCCACCGGCCTGGCCCCGGCCAGCCACGCCGGCTGGTGGATCATCACCGCCCTCGGCGGGGTGATCGCCCTGCTCGGCGTGGTCACCACCACCGGCTGGGCCCGCGGCACCGCCGAGCGGGTCGCCGCCCGCCTCGACCCCACCGCCCCCGCCCCGGCGTCGGGTCGGCCCGCTGTCCGGCCGACGCCCTCCGACCGGCTACGATAG
- a CDS encoding S26 family signal peptidase produces the protein MTVAARLIVLLLTSTALIALIAVSALAVRRGRIVITVRGSSMAPALGDGDVLIGRRVDPAALRAGQVVLVEKPSPLGGWHWPQREGPLARRTWMVKRLAALPGDPVPDAVAGCLPAPPPAFVPEGLLVVIGDNTEASVDSREFGFVPLRAVLGVQLRDRG, from the coding sequence GTGACGGTTGCCGCGCGGCTGATCGTGCTGCTCCTGACGTCGACCGCACTGATCGCCCTGATCGCCGTGAGCGCCCTGGCGGTGCGGCGCGGCCGGATCGTCATCACGGTCCGCGGCTCCAGCATGGCACCGGCCCTGGGCGACGGCGACGTGCTGATCGGCCGCCGCGTCGATCCGGCCGCGCTGCGGGCCGGTCAGGTGGTCCTGGTGGAGAAGCCGAGCCCGCTCGGCGGCTGGCACTGGCCCCAGCGCGAGGGACCGCTCGCCCGCCGCACCTGGATGGTCAAACGCCTGGCCGCGCTGCCCGGCGACCCGGTCCCGGACGCGGTGGCCGGCTGCCTCCCGGCGCCGCCACCGGCGTTCGTGCCGGAGGGTCTGCTCGTGGTGATCGGTGACAACACGGAAGCGAGCGTCGACTCCCGGGAGTTCGGGTTCGTGCCGCTGCGTGCGGTGCTCGGCGTGCAGCTGCGGGACCGTGGCTAG
- a CDS encoding AfsR/SARP family transcriptional regulator, with translation MYQNRIVPIDTIVAALWDSEPPRSAVGNIRTHATGLRQAVGPSARLLNTSGGYRLDVPPLACDHVLFEAEIAAARVAAARGDHGRAADLLNSALGLWESDSAAVGVPRCGPLARWLAHLEEERTRTVEDLAATYLRLNEPRAALHTLMELLAESPLRSRAWALRMRAHHVLGELSGVTGAYFDADQVHRAELGLPAGRELRELYAELIAG, from the coding sequence ATGTATCAGAATCGGATTGTCCCGATTGACACCATCGTCGCCGCACTGTGGGACAGCGAGCCGCCGCGCAGCGCCGTCGGGAACATCAGGACGCATGCGACGGGCTTGCGGCAGGCCGTCGGCCCGTCGGCCCGGCTGCTCAACACCTCCGGGGGATACCGGTTGGACGTCCCGCCGCTCGCCTGTGACCACGTGCTCTTCGAGGCGGAGATCGCCGCCGCACGAGTCGCCGCCGCGAGGGGTGACCACGGCCGGGCCGCCGATCTGCTCAACTCCGCGCTGGGCCTGTGGGAGTCGGACAGTGCTGCGGTCGGTGTGCCGAGGTGTGGTCCGCTGGCGCGCTGGCTGGCCCACCTGGAGGAGGAGCGGACGCGCACCGTCGAGGACCTGGCCGCGACGTACCTGCGGTTGAACGAGCCGCGGGCGGCCCTGCACACGCTCATGGAACTGCTCGCCGAGTCGCCGCTGCGCAGTCGTGCCTGGGCACTTCGGATGCGCGCCCACCACGTACTGGGTGAGCTCAGCGGTGTGACCGGGGCCTACTTCGATGCCGACCAGGTCCACCGCGCCGAACTCGGCCTGCCGGCCGGGCGGGAGCTGCGCGAGCTCTACGCGGAGCTGATCGCCGGATGA
- a CDS encoding SRPBCC family protein, which yields MPRYIEQVEILASPQAVWAVLSDVQGWRKWTPTVELVRILSRPGAPAGAGSSFGVGSEAWVKQPRLPGARWRVTVFEPASSFTWQSQAPGVRTVAAHLLYPYPRGAAEPRGTEVTLELRQNGPLAWLAGLLLGRLTRRYLALEAAGLKVYCEALAGTR from the coding sequence ATGCCGAGATACATCGAGCAGGTCGAGATCCTCGCCTCGCCGCAGGCGGTCTGGGCCGTGCTGTCCGACGTCCAGGGCTGGCGCAAGTGGACGCCGACGGTGGAGCTGGTCCGGATCCTGTCCCGCCCGGGAGCGCCCGCCGGGGCCGGCTCCTCGTTCGGGGTCGGGTCCGAGGCCTGGGTCAAGCAGCCCAGGCTGCCCGGTGCCCGGTGGCGGGTGACCGTCTTCGAGCCGGCGAGCTCGTTCACCTGGCAGAGCCAGGCGCCGGGGGTGCGCACGGTGGCGGCGCACCTGCTGTACCCGTACCCGCGCGGAGCCGCCGAGCCGCGGGGCACCGAGGTCACCCTGGAGCTGCGGCAGAACGGGCCGCTCGCCTGGCTCGCCGGGCTGCTGCTCGGGCGCCTGACCCGGCGCTACCTCGCCCTGGAGGCGGCCGGGCTGAAGGTGTACTGCGAGGCGCTGGCCGGCACGCGCTGA
- a CDS encoding bifunctional RNase H/acid phosphatase yields MTARRLIVEADGGSRGNPGPAGYGAVVRDGDTGRIIAEAAEYLGRATNNVAEYRGLIAGLRAAHAIDPAAGVEVRMDSKLVVEQMSGRWKIKHPDMQPLAAEARTVFPPGQVGYSWIPRERNKDADRLANEAMDAGQAGRPWQPRGEPSAHPVASAAAVDEPAPALVLQAPAPQAGWAAAGDQVVATTLVLLRHGETALTPQKRFSGSTGSDPQLSEKGRWQAERAAEALAARGTVEAVVSSPMLRTRQTAEAAAVRLGLPVRIEEGLRELDFGAWEGLTFAEVQERHPEDLDAWLASTRARPTGSSESFAALSQRVGAARDRILARYAGQTVLVVSHVSPIKTLARLALGAPPDAVYRMELSAASLCAVQYYSDGNASLRLFNDTGHLR; encoded by the coding sequence GTGACCGCCCGCAGGCTGATCGTCGAGGCCGACGGCGGGTCCCGGGGCAACCCGGGCCCGGCCGGCTACGGCGCGGTGGTCCGTGACGGCGACACCGGCCGGATCATCGCCGAGGCCGCCGAGTACCTCGGCCGGGCCACCAACAACGTGGCTGAGTACCGGGGACTGATCGCCGGCCTGCGGGCGGCGCACGCGATCGACCCGGCCGCGGGCGTGGAGGTCCGGATGGACTCCAAGCTGGTGGTCGAGCAGATGTCCGGGCGCTGGAAGATCAAGCACCCGGACATGCAGCCGCTGGCCGCCGAGGCGCGCACGGTCTTCCCGCCCGGGCAGGTCGGCTACTCCTGGATCCCGCGCGAGCGGAACAAGGACGCGGACCGGCTGGCCAACGAGGCGATGGACGCGGGCCAGGCGGGCAGGCCGTGGCAGCCCAGGGGCGAGCCGAGCGCCCACCCCGTCGCATCCGCCGCGGCGGTCGACGAGCCCGCACCCGCCCTGGTGCTCCAGGCTCCCGCGCCGCAGGCCGGCTGGGCCGCGGCGGGCGATCAGGTGGTTGCCACCACGCTGGTGCTGCTGCGGCACGGCGAGACGGCGCTCACCCCGCAGAAGCGGTTCTCCGGCAGCACCGGCAGCGATCCGCAGCTCTCCGAGAAGGGCCGCTGGCAGGCCGAACGGGCCGCCGAGGCGCTGGCCGCGCGCGGCACCGTGGAGGCCGTGGTCAGCTCGCCGATGCTGCGCACCCGTCAGACCGCCGAGGCCGCGGCCGTGCGGCTGGGCCTGCCGGTGCGGATCGAGGAGGGCCTGCGTGAACTGGACTTCGGTGCCTGGGAGGGCCTGACCTTCGCCGAGGTGCAGGAGCGCCACCCCGAGGACCTCGACGCCTGGCTCGCCTCCACCAGGGCCAGGCCCACCGGCAGCAGCGAGAGCTTCGCCGCGCTGTCCCAGCGGGTGGGTGCGGCCCGGGACCGGATCCTGGCCCGGTACGCGGGGCAGACGGTGCTGGTGGTCTCGCACGTCAGCCCGATCAAGACGCTGGCCCGGCTCGCGCTCGGCGCCCCGCCGGACGCGGTCTACCGGATGGAGCTGTCGGCCGCCTCGCTCTGCGCCGTGCAGTACTACAGCGACGGCAACGCCTCGCTGCGGTTGTTCAACGACACCGGCCACCTGCGCTGA
- a CDS encoding golvesin C-terminal-like domain-containing protein, whose protein sequence is MTDPDASLPKGWQSSGDRAVTTTGDSSGFRILVADSSQAYQWRTVASLSEPGFDTDMWIGNSCVTGSGKRAAVVYAPRQFTNQPQLMQRGAFAAIVDLESGAVTKLPDQVSLAYFDPGCGADENVVFTQNGDADLGRTRVLTIDAATGKPVRAATVAGQLTSAVPVGDAVVGAAGGQLTKVDAAGRTSVLATTSGAASSVHPDAQGGVTFLDHQGDTAVAKRLAQGKVSTLAEGRTGDVGVQSGSGGRVFLTGKPKDSTTLPAEVQQLPVPADATVSTQGSLAIDQAVSARVRTLADNPLAATGSGEQGPDEIQGEVPGTGKKLSFALTPPKPTPDTNAGAATSPALANAASATTPPSTKTPAAAASRLAGPAVKASAVTASATSAGSPTSTIDDDRACAVPRNDPSQQAYQPTPAQVEWAADMAVRGDLTSNWINQGGWRALDGLGTVNPQGMFPLPSLNGAPTGHIPPQVLLGVLTQESNLWQAEGGAIPGQFSSPLTGNFYGHPRSNGDPNQDPWAVNWGAVDCGYGMGQQTDGMHSANQLRPGDQAWPADQQKAVALDYASNIAVAAQTLATKWNELHDPNAPMKLNSDNPASIENWFTAAWDYNAGFTKYNPANPSAPWGLGYLNNPANPLYQVDRQPFLNFNHYADAAHPQLWPYEEKVLGWAAWPINTGRSYDNNGNLNHGNTAGYAAAWWDNDAHRTLVKPPLDTFCNTQNNCDATKPPRCEVDHLGPDCDTPYWWHSSTAWKTCDVDCGHETMTYKTLRMEPGNGTTGAPDCAGPGAGYAAVPAGALVIDSVSGAVPPMRADCTRTWTNAGTLSFNFQQTQGTYEAKSDLHQIGGGFGAHFWYAHTRNGSNYVTSASNDITKPTQATGPMAITGTWQLGQPLNAWTKVAVHIPDSGSQTRQAIYTIHLGDGTTENRIVNANSNTNQWVSLGVFNFAATGNDIQGVELSNFTQDGTGASGDDIAWDAAYFQPLPAKPTDFVVAMGDSYSSGEGTGSYYYNTDVNGANNTTRDDCHRSPLAWSRQGVLPDSANSIGTRADTGDSTMDYHLIACGGARSHNILSVQSPPDAFAPPGKNDSGSHENGEFAQLDQGYLDANTTLVTLSIGGNDARFSSVVMNCILNIAFSDCAATTLSGDTAPLGQAEPSVINSQVHDSVLLDLQEIHKRAPNARIVLMGYPPLFENHGNCLQNRLNSAVITAYGILGPLGAGVAGAADIAASVHIGPDADWMDQIAFTLNSALGDAAGVARQSGIPVTFSDPTAVFAGKAICGSPQSINDFVLTKAAGENPSNPVSGQSFHPTANGATLYGQALTQTLNSTGK, encoded by the coding sequence GTGACCGATCCGGACGCGTCGCTGCCGAAGGGCTGGCAGTCCTCGGGCGACCGCGCGGTGACGACCACCGGCGACTCCTCGGGCTTCCGCATCCTTGTGGCCGACAGTTCCCAGGCGTACCAGTGGCGCACCGTCGCCTCGCTCTCCGAGCCCGGGTTCGACACCGACATGTGGATCGGCAACTCGTGCGTGACCGGCTCCGGCAAGCGCGCGGCCGTCGTCTACGCGCCGCGTCAGTTCACGAACCAGCCGCAGCTCATGCAGCGCGGTGCCTTCGCGGCCATCGTCGACCTGGAGTCGGGCGCGGTCACCAAGCTTCCCGATCAGGTGTCGCTGGCCTACTTCGACCCGGGCTGCGGCGCCGATGAGAACGTCGTCTTCACCCAGAACGGCGATGCCGACCTCGGCCGGACCAGGGTGCTGACCATCGACGCGGCCACCGGCAAGCCGGTCCGCGCCGCGACCGTCGCAGGTCAGCTCACCTCCGCGGTGCCCGTGGGCGACGCGGTCGTCGGCGCGGCCGGCGGTCAGCTCACCAAGGTCGACGCCGCGGGCCGCACCAGCGTCCTCGCGACGACCTCCGGGGCGGCCTCCTCCGTCCACCCGGACGCACAGGGCGGTGTCACCTTCCTGGACCACCAGGGCGACACCGCGGTGGCCAAGCGGCTGGCGCAGGGCAAGGTCTCGACTCTGGCCGAGGGCAGGACCGGTGACGTCGGCGTCCAGTCCGGCTCCGGCGGCCGGGTCTTCCTGACCGGCAAGCCGAAGGACTCGACCACGCTCCCGGCCGAGGTGCAGCAGCTCCCGGTCCCCGCCGACGCGACCGTTTCGACCCAGGGGTCGCTCGCCATCGACCAGGCGGTCTCCGCCCGGGTGCGCACCCTGGCGGACAACCCGCTGGCGGCGACCGGATCCGGCGAGCAGGGCCCGGACGAGATCCAGGGCGAGGTGCCCGGCACCGGCAAGAAGCTGTCCTTCGCGCTGACCCCGCCCAAGCCCACCCCCGACACCAACGCCGGTGCCGCGACCTCTCCGGCGCTGGCCAACGCGGCCTCCGCCACGACGCCGCCCAGCACGAAGACCCCTGCCGCAGCCGCCTCGCGCCTGGCCGGACCCGCCGTCAAGGCGTCGGCCGTCACGGCCTCCGCCACCTCCGCGGGGAGCCCGACGTCGACCATCGACGACGACCGCGCCTGCGCCGTGCCGCGCAACGACCCGAGCCAGCAGGCCTACCAGCCGACCCCGGCCCAGGTGGAGTGGGCGGCCGACATGGCGGTGCGCGGCGACCTGACCAGCAACTGGATCAACCAGGGCGGCTGGCGCGCCCTGGACGGCCTGGGGACGGTCAACCCGCAGGGGATGTTCCCGCTGCCGAGCCTCAACGGCGCCCCGACCGGCCACATTCCGCCGCAGGTCCTGCTCGGCGTCCTGACCCAGGAGTCGAACCTCTGGCAGGCGGAAGGCGGTGCGATTCCCGGCCAGTTCAGCAGCCCGCTGACCGGTAACTTCTACGGTCACCCCCGCTCCAACGGCGACCCCAACCAGGACCCGTGGGCGGTCAACTGGGGTGCCGTCGACTGTGGTTACGGCATGGGCCAGCAGACGGACGGCATGCACTCCGCCAACCAGCTGCGACCGGGCGACCAGGCCTGGCCGGCCGACCAGCAGAAGGCCGTCGCCCTGGACTACGCCTCGAACATCGCGGTCGCGGCCCAGACGCTCGCCACCAAGTGGAACGAGCTGCACGACCCGAACGCGCCCATGAAGCTCAACAGCGACAACCCGGCGTCGATCGAGAACTGGTTCACCGCCGCCTGGGACTACAACGCCGGCTTCACCAAGTACAACCCGGCGAACCCCTCCGCGCCCTGGGGGCTGGGCTACCTCAACAACCCGGCCAACCCGCTCTACCAGGTGGACCGGCAGCCGTTCCTCAACTTCAACCACTACGCCGACGCGGCGCACCCGCAGCTCTGGCCGTACGAGGAGAAGGTGCTCGGCTGGGCGGCCTGGCCGATCAACACCGGCCGCTCGTACGACAACAACGGCAACCTCAACCACGGCAACACCGCGGGCTACGCGGCCGCCTGGTGGGACAACGACGCCCACCGCACCCTGGTCAAGCCGCCGCTGGACACCTTCTGCAACACGCAGAACAACTGCGACGCCACCAAGCCGCCGCGCTGCGAGGTCGACCACCTCGGTCCCGACTGCGACACCCCCTACTGGTGGCACTCCTCCACGGCGTGGAAGACCTGCGACGTGGACTGCGGCCACGAGACCATGACGTACAAGACGCTGCGGATGGAACCCGGCAACGGGACCACCGGTGCACCGGACTGCGCCGGGCCCGGGGCCGGCTACGCCGCGGTGCCGGCCGGCGCGCTGGTCATCGACTCGGTCTCGGGGGCGGTGCCACCCATGCGGGCCGACTGCACCCGGACCTGGACGAACGCGGGCACGCTCAGCTTCAACTTCCAGCAGACGCAGGGCACTTACGAGGCCAAGTCCGACCTGCACCAGATCGGCGGCGGCTTCGGCGCCCACTTCTGGTACGCGCACACCCGCAACGGCAGCAACTACGTCACCAGTGCCTCGAACGACATCACCAAGCCCACCCAGGCCACCGGCCCGATGGCGATCACGGGGACCTGGCAGCTCGGCCAGCCGCTCAACGCCTGGACCAAGGTCGCCGTCCACATTCCGGACTCCGGCTCCCAGACCCGGCAGGCGATCTACACGATCCACCTCGGTGACGGCACCACCGAGAACCGCATCGTGAACGCCAACTCCAACACCAACCAGTGGGTCAGCCTCGGGGTGTTCAACTTCGCGGCCACCGGCAACGACATCCAGGGCGTCGAGCTGAGCAACTTCACCCAGGACGGTACCGGCGCGAGCGGCGACGACATCGCCTGGGACGCCGCCTACTTCCAGCCGCTGCCCGCCAAGCCCACGGACTTCGTGGTGGCGATGGGCGACTCCTACTCGTCCGGCGAGGGAACCGGCAGCTACTACTACAACACCGACGTCAACGGCGCCAACAACACCACCCGCGACGACTGCCACCGATCCCCCCTCGCCTGGTCCCGTCAGGGCGTCCTGCCGGACAGCGCCAACTCCATCGGGACCCGGGCGGACACCGGTGACTCCACGATGGACTACCACCTGATCGCCTGCGGCGGCGCGCGCAGCCACAACATCCTGTCGGTCCAGTCGCCGCCCGACGCCTTCGCACCACCCGGTAAGAACGACTCCGGTTCGCACGAGAACGGGGAGTTCGCCCAGCTCGACCAGGGCTACCTGGACGCGAACACCACGCTCGTCACGCTCTCGATCGGCGGCAACGACGCGCGGTTCAGCAGCGTGGTCATGAACTGCATCCTCAACATCGCATTCAGCGACTGCGCGGCCACGACGCTGAGTGGCGACACCGCTCCCCTCGGTCAGGCCGAGCCCAGTGTCATCAACTCACAGGTCCACGACTCGGTCCTGCTCGACCTCCAGGAGATCCACAAGCGCGCACCCAATGCCAGGATCGTCCTCATGGGCTATCCGCCGCTCTTCGAGAACCACGGGAACTGCCTCCAGAACCGTCTCAACAGCGCGGTGATCACCGCGTACGGCATCCTGGGGCCGCTGGGCGCAGGCGTGGCCGGGGCGGCCGACATCGCCGCCAGCGTGCACATCGGTCCGGACGCCGACTGGATGGACCAGATCGCCTTCACCCTGAACTCCGCCTTGGGAGACGCCGCCGGTGTCGCCCGCCAGTCGGGGATCCCCGTCACGTTCTCCGACCCGACGGCCGTCTTCGCCGGCAAGGCGATTTGCGGCAGCCCGCAGAGCATCAACGACTTCGTGCTCACCAAGGCAGCCGGTGAGAACCCCTCGAACCCGGTCTCCGGGCAGTCGTTCCATCCGACCGCCAACGGTGCGACCCTGTACGGGCAGGCTCTCACCCAGACCCTCAACAGCACGGGCAAGTAG
- the yaaA gene encoding peroxide stress protein YaaA yields the protein MAFQVLLPPSEGKAEAPDGPPLAPAGLSLPALTGARERVLTALVELCRGDEDTAAEVLGLSKGLRGEIARNAALRTAGTLPAGELYTGVLYDALGLGKLDEAAYARAERSLLIFSGLWGAVRLGDRIPAYRCSGGVKLPPLGALGTYWRGELAEVLPGEADGLVLDLRSSAYAAAWKPAGETIARTATVRVLQERDGRRTVVSHFNKATKGRLVRDLLNSGAEPATPGALLEVLRELGYTVEVAAAGTARKPWQLDVVVTEIH from the coding sequence ATGGCGTTCCAGGTCCTGCTGCCGCCGTCCGAGGGCAAGGCCGAGGCACCCGACGGGCCGCCGCTCGCACCCGCCGGGCTCTCGCTGCCCGCGCTGACCGGGGCCCGCGAGCGGGTCCTCACCGCGCTGGTCGAGCTGTGCCGGGGCGATGAGGACACCGCCGCCGAGGTGCTCGGGCTCAGCAAGGGCCTGCGCGGCGAGATCGCCCGCAACGCCGCCCTGCGCACGGCGGGCACGCTGCCGGCCGGCGAGCTGTACACCGGCGTGCTCTACGACGCGCTGGGCCTCGGCAAGCTGGACGAGGCCGCCTACGCGCGGGCCGAGCGCTCGCTGCTGATCTTCTCCGGCCTGTGGGGCGCCGTCCGGCTCGGTGACCGGATCCCGGCCTACCGCTGCTCGGGCGGGGTGAAGCTGCCGCCGCTGGGCGCGCTCGGGACCTACTGGCGCGGCGAACTGGCCGAGGTGCTGCCGGGCGAGGCGGACGGGCTGGTGCTGGACCTGCGCAGCTCGGCGTACGCGGCCGCCTGGAAGCCGGCCGGTGAGACCATCGCCCGCACCGCCACCGTGCGGGTGCTCCAGGAGCGGGACGGCAGGCGCACGGTGGTGAGCCACTTCAACAAGGCCACCAAGGGGCGGCTGGTGCGCGACCTGCTGAACTCGGGCGCGGAGCCGGCCACGCCGGGCGCGCTGCTGGAGGTGCTGCGCGAACTCGGCTACACCGTCGAGGTCGCGGCGGCGGGGACGGCGCGCAAGCCGTGGCAGCTGGACGTGGTGGTCACCGAGATCCACTGA